The Acidaminococcales bacterium genome has a segment encoding these proteins:
- a CDS encoding MlaD family protein produces MNNETKVGMAVIAGLAILMGIITFLGFFRFSADSYFISIRFQRAGGLKPGNVVHFVGVPVGQVYEIKVDGNNVLVRASIKNGTKIPAGSSFWLGSEGVMGSMYVDIDPPRTATDKYLQPGDEVWGSPGASVNDFMIAASGVLQKLEAMADALNVVFGDKQVQESIITTMRNTKEITNNINGLTQVFAELAGENREEINKMIRQMSEMASQMNKAAERANSLLAQIDGNGQAGREIADILRNLKKTSENMEKITQSVENMAGDAGMQDDVRETIKNARQASEKANKLLGAFSGKEKAAAFDVKYAGKPDRYRVDLNFRVNYAQRGFWLLGMSDIGEANDMNLQLGYGTSRAALRGGLVLGDVGAGVDYAPLKWLRLFADAYDPNDFKIRVGGEIKLSDKISLVGESLDVRKKANNAAYVGLRGYF; encoded by the coding sequence ATGAACAATGAAACCAAAGTGGGAATGGCCGTAATCGCCGGGCTGGCGATATTGATGGGCATAATCACTTTTCTTGGCTTTTTCCGTTTTTCCGCCGACAGCTATTTTATATCTATCAGATTCCAGCGCGCCGGCGGGCTAAAACCCGGCAATGTCGTACATTTTGTCGGCGTGCCGGTGGGTCAGGTGTATGAAATCAAAGTGGATGGCAACAACGTGCTGGTCAGAGCATCCATTAAAAACGGGACAAAGATACCCGCCGGATCCTCTTTCTGGCTCGGCTCGGAAGGGGTCATGGGTTCTATGTACGTTGACATAGACCCGCCGCGAACCGCTACGGACAAATACCTGCAGCCGGGGGACGAAGTGTGGGGCAGCCCCGGCGCGAGCGTGAACGACTTTATGATCGCCGCTTCCGGCGTATTGCAAAAACTGGAAGCGATGGCGGATGCGCTCAATGTCGTTTTCGGCGACAAACAGGTGCAGGAATCCATAATTACGACCATGCGCAACACGAAGGAAATAACCAATAACATCAACGGCCTTACCCAAGTTTTTGCCGAACTTGCCGGGGAGAACCGGGAAGAAATAAACAAAATGATCCGGCAGATGAGCGAGATGGCCTCGCAGATGAACAAAGCGGCTGAACGCGCGAACTCGCTCTTGGCGCAAATTGACGGCAACGGGCAAGCCGGCCGGGAAATCGCCGACATTTTGCGCAATTTGAAAAAGACCAGCGAAAACATGGAAAAAATAACCCAAAGCGTTGAAAACATGGCCGGCGACGCCGGTATGCAAGACGATGTCCGGGAGACCATCAAAAATGCCCGGCAGGCGAGCGAAAAAGCCAATAAACTGTTGGGAGCTTTCAGCGGCAAGGAAAAAGCCGCCGCCTTCGATGTGAAATACGCCGGCAAGCCGGACAGATACAGAGTTGACTTGAACTTTCGCGTCAATTACGCGCAGCGCGGCTTTTGGCTATTGGGAATGTCCGACATAGGCGAGGCGAACGACATGAACTTGCAGCTTGGCTACGGCACGTCAAGAGCCGCTTTAAGGGGCGGGCTGGTGTTGGGCGACGTTGGGGCGGGCGTCGATTACGCGCCGCTTAAATGGCTGCGTTTGTTCGCCGACGCCTACGATCCCAATGATTTTAAAATAAGAGTCGGCGGGGAAATAAAGTTGAGCGATAAAATTTCGTTGGTCGGGGAGAGCCTTGACGTCAGGAAGAAAGCGAACAATGCCGCTTATGTCGGACTGCGCGGCTATTTTTGA
- the tsaB gene encoding tRNA (adenosine(37)-N6)-threonylcarbamoyltransferase complex dimerization subunit type 1 TsaB, giving the protein MLILGIDTATSVCSLALYDGERVLSEYSADNGLTHSEKMMPQLQHLLDSCAVLPRQLSGIAVSLGPGSFTGLRIGLSCAKTMGYALKIPIAGIATPLSLAWNLPLPGVWLSPLIDGQKGNVYQTVYEWRAGSMLEVEKTTLKPYGEALAFLSQSGRECVPLGECIVAPPGGWPKGVSPAPPYVCKPRAAVAAFLGYARVAAKDWDDPFTLEPYYMKKSEAEILWEKRRTNAATCER; this is encoded by the coding sequence GTGCTTATACTGGGCATTGACACTGCTACCAGCGTTTGCTCGCTGGCCTTATACGATGGCGAGCGCGTGCTTTCCGAATATAGCGCGGACAACGGGCTTACCCACTCGGAGAAGATGATGCCACAGCTACAGCACCTTTTGGACAGTTGCGCCGTTTTGCCGCGCCAGCTCTCGGGCATAGCCGTCAGTTTGGGCCCCGGATCTTTTACCGGCCTGCGGATCGGACTGTCTTGCGCCAAAACTATGGGTTACGCCCTTAAAATACCGATAGCCGGCATAGCGACGCCGCTTTCCTTAGCCTGGAACCTGCCGCTGCCGGGCGTTTGGCTGTCGCCGCTCATTGACGGGCAAAAAGGCAATGTTTACCAGACGGTTTATGAATGGCGGGCGGGAAGCATGCTCGAGGTGGAAAAAACGACTTTGAAGCCTTACGGCGAGGCTCTGGCCTTTTTGTCGCAAAGTGGGCGCGAATGTGTGCCGCTCGGCGAATGTATCGTTGCGCCGCCGGGCGGATGGCCCAAAGGCGTCAGCCCTGCCCCCCCGTACGTTTGCAAACCGCGCGCGGCCGTTGCCGCCTTCTTGGGCTACGCGCGCGTAGCGGCAAAGGATTGGGACGATCCGTTCACTTTGGAACCGTATTATATGAAAAAATCAGAAGCGGAGATATTATGGGAAAAACGCCGGACAAATGCTGCAACGTGCGAAAGATGA
- the rimI gene encoding ribosomal protein S18-alanine N-acetyltransferase: protein MGKTPDKCCNVRKMTASDVEAVAKVEADAFPFPWPASFFAGELENPLAVYLVLEAAGEISGYAGFWMVLREAQVINIAVHSRARGRGMGELLVGALAAAAARLGAESIILEARASNNVAQALYAKAGFVRCGLRRGYYQDTGEDAVLMRKIMTRQNSEND, encoded by the coding sequence ATGGGAAAAACGCCGGACAAATGCTGCAACGTGCGAAAGATGACAGCAAGCGACGTGGAAGCGGTGGCAAAGGTGGAAGCGGACGCCTTCCCTTTTCCCTGGCCGGCGTCTTTTTTCGCCGGCGAGCTGGAAAACCCCCTGGCGGTCTATCTGGTGTTGGAAGCTGCGGGCGAAATAAGCGGTTACGCCGGGTTTTGGATGGTGCTGCGCGAAGCGCAGGTAATAAATATAGCCGTACATTCCCGCGCCAGGGGCCGGGGAATGGGGGAACTGCTGGTCGGCGCGCTGGCCGCCGCCGCCGCGCGCTTAGGGGCGGAAAGCATCATATTGGAGGCGCGCGCTTCCAACAATGTAGCGCAAGCCCTTTACGCGAAAGCCGGATTTGTCAGATGCGGGCTGCGGCGGGGCTATTATCAGGACACCGGCGAGGACGCCGTGCTGATGCGGAAAATTATGACAAGGCAAAACAGCGAAAATGATTAA
- a CDS encoding GerMN domain-containing protein, with product MTAGKTAAAAALGLWLLALAGCGFFGGSPGASSSGKEAQKEQITVTVYRPGQTGDLLYPEKYTMNKEPGVSPAAAAIGALLREKPQEESHVNIFPPGIRLVSLKVKGGLAEADFSKEMLKIGIGGSLYEMLLVSSIVNTLTEFPEITSVQLLVEGKKIDTIGGHMDIIDPLKRNASLIGKP from the coding sequence ATGACGGCGGGGAAAACAGCGGCGGCCGCCGCTTTGGGTCTTTGGCTGCTGGCATTGGCCGGCTGCGGGTTTTTTGGCGGCAGTCCCGGCGCTTCATCAAGCGGCAAGGAGGCGCAAAAGGAACAAATCACGGTTACCGTTTACCGTCCCGGCCAAACCGGCGACCTTTTATATCCGGAAAAATACACCATGAACAAAGAACCGGGCGTAAGCCCGGCGGCAGCCGCGATAGGCGCCCTGCTCCGGGAAAAGCCGCAGGAAGAAAGCCATGTCAATATTTTCCCGCCCGGCATCAGGCTTGTTTCCCTGAAAGTAAAAGGCGGCCTGGCGGAGGCCGATTTCAGCAAAGAAATGCTCAAAATCGGCATCGGCGGCTCGCTTTACGAAATGCTGTTAGTAAGCTCCATCGTCAACACCCTGACGGAATTTCCCGAAATAACCAGCGTGCAACTGTTAGTGGAAGGCAAAAAAATTGATACGATCGGTGGGCATATGGATATAATCGATCCGTTAAAACGAAACGCGAGCCTGATCGGAAAACCGTAG
- a CDS encoding ABC transporter ATP-binding protein → MAERAISVNDVQMAYGEAKVLKGVNLAIDRGQVLAIIGPSGSGKSTLLRMLIGLSRPTDGTIFINGQRVDNFNEKEWNRLRKSMGMVFQYSALFDSMTVGDNVAFGLRQHTGKTDGEILAIVEKNLEMVGLAGYSGYMPGQLSGGMKKRVSLARAIATMPEILLYDEPTAGLDPVVSDVINNLMLETKKRLKVTSVLVTHDMYSAFMVADRIAMIHEGLIVAEGTPTEILKCEHEIVKTFVHKAMPLGGILNEQ, encoded by the coding sequence TTGGCTGAACGGGCCATAAGCGTGAACGATGTCCAAATGGCCTACGGCGAGGCGAAAGTATTAAAAGGCGTGAATTTGGCCATAGACAGGGGGCAAGTGCTGGCGATCATCGGCCCTTCCGGGTCGGGCAAGAGTACGCTTTTGCGTATGCTCATAGGCTTGTCCCGGCCTACCGACGGCACTATTTTCATAAACGGCCAGCGGGTGGACAATTTCAACGAAAAAGAATGGAACCGGCTGCGAAAGTCCATGGGCATGGTCTTTCAATATTCCGCGCTGTTTGACTCAATGACGGTCGGCGACAACGTGGCTTTCGGGCTCAGGCAACATACGGGCAAAACAGATGGGGAAATACTCGCCATAGTGGAAAAAAACCTTGAAATGGTAGGGCTTGCCGGCTACAGCGGCTACATGCCCGGCCAGTTGTCGGGCGGGATGAAAAAACGTGTCAGCTTGGCGCGGGCGATCGCCACGATGCCGGAAATACTGCTTTACGACGAGCCGACGGCCGGTTTGGATCCGGTAGTGTCCGATGTGATAAACAACTTGATGCTGGAGACGAAAAAACGCCTGAAAGTAACCTCTGTGCTGGTTACGCACGATATGTACTCGGCCTTTATGGTGGCCGACCGCATAGCGATGATCCACGAAGGCTTGATCGTTGCCGAAGGTACGCCGACGGAAATATTAAAATGCGAACATGAAATTGTAAAAACTTTTGTACACAAGGCAATGCCGCTCGGAGGAATTTTAAATGAACAATGA
- the tsaD gene encoding tRNA (adenosine(37)-N6)-threonylcarbamoyltransferase complex transferase subunit TsaD: MIKDTIVLALETSCDETAAAVVVNGRGVLSSVISSQIPIHRRFGGVVPEIASRRHVGQILAVIDQAVREAGVDLSRIDAVAATYGPGLAGALLVGIAAAKGLAFALGRPLIGVNHLEGHIYANFIEHPELEPPFAALIVSGGHTALLNAPQYNRFELLGATRDDAAGEAFDKIARALALPYPGGPEIEKLALVGDPAAIAFPRAMKGEQFDFSFSGLKSAVVNYLNNARQTGALISKADVAASFQAAVVDMLSERAAAGIKACGAKKIVLAGGVSANSKLREAMASTAKELGASLYYPSPALCTDNAAMIACRAYYLWRDGFISDLAINACPALSFVKT, encoded by the coding sequence ATGATTAAAGACACTATCGTTCTCGCGCTGGAAACCAGTTGCGACGAAACGGCCGCCGCCGTGGTCGTTAATGGGCGCGGCGTGCTCTCCAGCGTAATATCGTCGCAAATACCCATTCACCGCCGGTTTGGCGGGGTAGTGCCGGAAATCGCCTCGCGCCGCCACGTCGGGCAGATCCTTGCGGTTATTGATCAGGCCGTGCGGGAAGCCGGCGTGGATTTGTCCCGGATTGACGCGGTTGCGGCAACATACGGGCCCGGCCTGGCAGGCGCGCTGCTGGTCGGGATAGCGGCGGCCAAAGGGCTGGCTTTTGCTCTCGGGCGTCCGCTCATTGGCGTCAATCATTTGGAAGGGCATATTTACGCAAATTTCATTGAGCACCCGGAACTGGAGCCGCCATTCGCCGCTTTGATCGTATCCGGCGGGCATACCGCGCTCCTAAACGCGCCCCAATACAACCGCTTTGAACTTTTGGGCGCCACCCGGGACGACGCCGCAGGCGAAGCTTTCGACAAAATAGCCCGGGCGCTCGCCCTGCCTTATCCGGGCGGCCCGGAAATAGAAAAGCTGGCGCTCGTGGGCGATCCCGCAGCAATAGCTTTTCCGCGGGCGATGAAAGGCGAACAGTTTGATTTCAGTTTCAGCGGCTTAAAATCGGCGGTCGTCAATTATCTTAACAACGCGCGGCAGACCGGGGCCCTAATCAGCAAAGCCGACGTCGCCGCCAGTTTTCAGGCGGCGGTGGTCGACATGCTGTCCGAGCGGGCGGCGGCCGGCATAAAGGCCTGCGGGGCGAAAAAAATAGTGCTGGCTGGCGGCGTGTCCGCCAACAGCAAATTGCGGGAAGCCATGGCGTCGACGGCAAAAGAATTGGGCGCGTCCCTCTATTATCCGTCGCCCGCGCTTTGCACCGACAACGCGGCGATGATCGCCTGCCGCGCTTATTATCTTTGGCGGGACGGCTTTATAAGCGATTTGGCAATAAATGCGTGTCCGGCGCTTTCATTCGTTAAAACCTGA
- a CDS encoding N-acetylmuramoyl-L-alanine amidase: MLRLKGICFLLAVFLAAFSSSAAAAAKNEITGIRWSVQDNSSDGSRVVRIVADVKSPVKVLSAYDDSKKTLTVNINGALPGGNTGNLPIKTDKIKQVVGQKASSGDSRLVISLTSSLPKDGYKVFVLKKDSENKKPDRVVIDIFERMPQPAGAAAGLKGKIVLVDPGHGGSDPGAVGLNGTKEKDFTLKLSVKLRDALVKEGAKVVMTRSGDTDVHSRGATARDELQARVDIGIKAKADIFVSVHSNASVKREQGGLSTYYYAKTQRDALLAESVQNSLTQGFALENKGVRQADFYVTKRSPMPAILLEIAFISNPAEEKLLNSNWFQNKVVACIVQGIGNYFNKNSGGGAKK; this comes from the coding sequence ATGTTGCGGTTAAAAGGAATTTGTTTTTTGCTGGCCGTGTTTTTGGCGGCCTTCAGTTCAAGCGCTGCGGCGGCGGCCAAGAACGAGATTACCGGTATCCGCTGGTCGGTGCAGGACAACAGTTCCGATGGTTCCCGCGTCGTGCGCATCGTCGCGGACGTGAAAAGCCCGGTGAAGGTGTTGTCCGCCTATGACGACAGCAAAAAAACGCTCACGGTAAATATCAACGGCGCGTTGCCGGGCGGCAACACTGGCAATCTGCCGATCAAAACGGACAAAATAAAGCAAGTCGTGGGGCAGAAAGCGTCCTCCGGCGACAGCCGCCTGGTCATAAGCCTCACCAGCTCCCTTCCCAAAGACGGCTATAAAGTGTTTGTCCTGAAAAAGGACTCTGAAAATAAAAAGCCGGACAGAGTGGTCATAGATATCTTTGAGCGGATGCCGCAGCCGGCCGGCGCGGCCGCCGGGCTCAAAGGCAAGATCGTCCTCGTCGATCCCGGGCACGGCGGCAGCGACCCCGGGGCGGTAGGTCTTAACGGCACCAAAGAAAAAGATTTTACCCTGAAATTGTCGGTCAAATTGCGGGATGCCCTTGTCAAAGAAGGCGCCAAGGTAGTCATGACGCGCTCCGGCGACACTGACGTGCACAGCCGAGGCGCTACGGCGCGGGATGAACTGCAGGCGCGGGTGGATATAGGGATCAAGGCGAAAGCCGACATTTTTGTCAGCGTGCACAGCAACGCCAGCGTCAAGCGCGAACAGGGAGGGCTTTCCACTTATTATTACGCCAAGACGCAAAGGGACGCGCTCTTGGCGGAAAGTGTGCAAAACAGCCTGACCCAGGGATTTGCCCTTGAAAACAAGGGCGTCCGGCAAGCCGATTTTTATGTTACCAAAAGAAGCCCTATGCCTGCCATCCTTTTGGAGATCGCTTTTATATCGAATCCGGCCGAGGAAAAACTTTTAAACAGCAACTGGTTCCAGAACAAGGTGGTCGCCTGCATAGTGCAAGGGATCGGTAACTATTTCAACAAAAACAGCGGCGGGGGGGCAAAGAAATGA
- a CDS encoding DUF3006 domain-containing protein, protein MTVLLVVDRIEEGIAVLLPQDGGTGEIKCPASLLPPVKEGDVLRASFEPDPDETQKCRDEAQKLLRELLGE, encoded by the coding sequence ATGACTGTTTTATTGGTTGTAGACAGGATAGAAGAAGGCATCGCGGTACTTTTGCCCCAAGACGGCGGGACGGGAGAGATAAAGTGCCCGGCGTCGCTGCTTCCTCCCGTAAAAGAAGGCGACGTCCTGCGCGCGAGTTTTGAGCCGGATCCGGACGAAACGCAAAAATGCAGGGACGAAGCGCAAAAATTGCTGCGGGAATTGCTGGGGGAATAA
- a CDS encoding MBL fold metallo-hydrolase: protein MGGRRIILLAAAIALAVLAVFNWLTAPSRPELSGLTVKVLAIGQGDAILIQSGRDAVLVDSGDVGARKELLRLLGQEGVKEFALVVATHPHADHIGGMEAVLDKYPVKKILDSGQIHTSKLFADYLKKVAAKKVEFVRAKPGERYQLDGGAQIEALWPEEEFLRGTDSDLNNNSVVLRLTKGAFSMLLTGDIQKEAEMGLLKKSGDKLKSDVLKAPHHGSNTSSTTAFLRAVNAEAVIISCGKNNDYGFPKPAVLRRYKENDMEIYITAKDGTVTVSADGKNYEISGELFQDKTKRKNK from the coding sequence ATGGGCGGGAGAAGGATAATTTTACTGGCAGCGGCTATCGCCCTGGCGGTACTGGCTGTTTTCAACTGGTTGACCGCTCCTTCGCGGCCGGAGCTTTCCGGGCTGACCGTAAAGGTACTTGCCATAGGGCAGGGAGACGCCATACTTATCCAAAGCGGACGGGACGCCGTACTGGTGGACAGCGGCGATGTCGGCGCGCGCAAGGAGCTTTTAAGGCTGCTTGGCCAGGAAGGGGTAAAGGAGTTTGCCCTTGTGGTAGCGACACATCCTCACGCCGATCATATCGGCGGCATGGAAGCCGTGCTGGACAAATATCCCGTTAAAAAAATCTTGGACAGCGGGCAGATCCATACAAGCAAGTTGTTTGCCGATTATCTGAAAAAAGTGGCGGCCAAAAAGGTCGAGTTCGTCAGGGCCAAACCCGGCGAGCGCTACCAGTTGGACGGTGGAGCGCAAATCGAGGCGCTTTGGCCGGAAGAGGAGTTTTTGCGCGGCACGGACAGCGACTTGAATAACAACAGCGTCGTGCTGCGCTTGACCAAGGGCGCATTTTCCATGCTGCTGACCGGCGACATTCAAAAAGAGGCGGAAATGGGACTGCTTAAAAAATCGGGGGACAAGCTCAAAAGCGATGTTTTAAAAGCGCCGCACCACGGCAGCAATACTTCCTCCACCACAGCTTTCCTCAGGGCGGTAAACGCCGAAGCCGTAATCATAAGCTGCGGCAAAAACAATGATTATGGGTTCCCCAAACCCGCCGTTTTGCGCCGATATAAGGAAAATGACATGGAAATTTACATAACGGCAAAGGACGGGACCGTAACCGTGTCCGCTGACGGCAAAAATTATGAGATAAGCGGCGAGCTTTTCCAGGATAAGACAAAAAGGAAAAACAAATGA
- the tsaE gene encoding tRNA (adenosine(37)-N6)-threonylcarbamoyltransferase complex ATPase subunit type 1 TsaE, producing MKKNFFCPNPQATEKLGLLLGSLLKTGDFVRLEGELGAGKTAFAQAAAQGAGVAPGMATSPTFNIMNIYEGRVPVRHFDLFRLECAEELDFVGFGHYSGEEGINIVEWGERFPEAMPAESLVVKIAVCEAGRLIVFLPAGARYEELCREVERAYTGH from the coding sequence ATGAAAAAAAATTTTTTTTGCCCCAACCCGCAGGCAACGGAAAAACTTGGGCTGCTACTGGGCAGCCTGCTTAAAACGGGCGATTTTGTCAGGCTGGAAGGCGAACTGGGCGCCGGCAAGACCGCCTTTGCCCAAGCCGCCGCGCAAGGCGCCGGAGTAGCGCCGGGCATGGCGACCAGCCCTACTTTTAATATAATGAACATTTACGAGGGGCGCGTACCGGTCAGGCATTTTGATCTTTTTCGGTTAGAATGTGCGGAAGAACTTGATTTTGTGGGGTTCGGCCATTACAGCGGCGAAGAGGGCATAAACATCGTAGAGTGGGGGGAGCGCTTTCCGGAGGCGATGCCGGCGGAAAGCCTTGTGGTGAAAATCGCTGTTTGCGAAGCCGGCCGCCTAATTGTTTTTTTGCCGGCCGGCGCGCGCTACGAAGAACTCTGCCGGGAGGTGGAACGTGCTTATACTGGGCATTGA
- the alr gene encoding alanine racemase, translating to MYLRHTQAIIDLAAIKDNLRTIKNQLANPKTGVMAVVKANAYGHGLTAVAETALSAGCSHLAVALPDEGVALRQAGIAAPVIVLGLIAPDEADVCARHNLTVTVCADEHLPPLAAAARKTGRPVGAMLKVDTGMNRIGASHAEAIKLAGRLKNMAGLHFSGLFTHFASAGGPDLAYAHEQLGKFRALVGRLEETGLRPPLVSAAASGAIFTLPDSHFDLVRAGVAMYGLYPSDFIAARYKLSPALQLATRISYIKGLSANESVGYEMAWRAKEDCRIAVLPLGYGDGYSRLLSNRAQVLIGGRRCAVVGNVCMDQMMVCLGANCDAKAGDQAILVGRQGGEAITLEELAQTVGTINYELACNIAARVPRVYV from the coding sequence ATGTATTTGCGCCATACCCAGGCCATAATTGATCTCGCGGCGATAAAAGACAATCTGCGGACAATAAAAAACCAGCTTGCCAACCCCAAGACGGGCGTCATGGCGGTCGTTAAAGCCAACGCCTATGGGCACGGCCTGACTGCAGTCGCGGAAACAGCCCTGTCCGCCGGTTGCAGCCATCTCGCGGTCGCCCTGCCGGACGAGGGGGTCGCCCTGCGGCAAGCCGGCATAGCTGCGCCCGTCATCGTTCTCGGCCTCATCGCTCCGGACGAGGCGGATGTTTGCGCTCGCCACAATTTGACGGTTACGGTCTGCGCCGACGAACATCTGCCGCCGCTGGCCGCCGCCGCCAGAAAAACTGGCCGGCCGGTCGGCGCAATGCTTAAGGTGGATACCGGCATGAACCGCATCGGCGCAAGCCATGCCGAGGCCATAAAATTGGCCGGCCGCTTGAAAAATATGGCTGGCCTGCACTTTTCCGGGCTGTTCACGCATTTCGCGTCCGCCGGCGGGCCGGATCTTGCCTATGCCCACGAACAGCTCGGCAAGTTCCGCGCCCTGGTTGGCCGTTTGGAAGAAACGGGCCTGCGCCCGCCGCTTGTCAGCGCGGCGGCCAGCGGCGCTATCTTCACCCTGCCGGACAGCCATTTTGACTTGGTGCGGGCGGGCGTTGCCATGTACGGGCTGTATCCTTCCGATTTCATCGCGGCACGATACAAACTATCGCCCGCGCTGCAACTGGCCACCCGTATTTCATATATAAAAGGCCTGTCGGCCAACGAATCGGTAGGCTACGAGATGGCCTGGCGAGCGAAAGAGGACTGCCGGATCGCCGTGCTGCCGTTAGGGTACGGCGATGGCTACAGCCGCCTTTTGTCCAACAGGGCGCAGGTTTTGATCGGCGGCCGCCGCTGCGCCGTCGTCGGCAATGTCTGCATGGATCAGATGATGGTCTGCCTCGGCGCAAATTGCGATGCCAAGGCGGGCGACCAAGCGATCCTTGTCGGCAGGCAGGGCGGGGAAGCCATAACGCTTGAAGAACTTGCGCAAACGGTCGGCACGATCAATTACGAATTGGCCTGCAATATAGCGGCTCGCGTACCTAGGGTATATGTATAG
- a CDS encoding M23 family metallopeptidase produces the protein MAEVLVKPGDMIKSGQIVARIKPSA, from the coding sequence ATTGCCGAAGTATTGGTCAAACCGGGCGATATGATAAAAAGCGGGCAGATAGTCGCCCGCATAAAGCCATCGGCCTGA
- a CDS encoding ABC transporter permease codes for MEKIAARAGRWFMDKSAGTGSIALLFWQALVSFPAVSIRETIKQMTKLGVDSLPIVVVTTAAAGMVFAVQTAQEFAKLGASDSVGAIVTIAMGRELVPILSGVVVAGRVGAAITAEIGSMKVTEQIDALRVMAVSPAVYLVTPRILACVLMLPILGIFANIVGSWGGYFVAHAYAGVTSYSYLNSIKVFCVPFDIVGGLIKCMFFGCIVATVGCHKGLSAVAGAEGVGVATTGSVVLSIIMIFITNYFLSVLLYV; via the coding sequence TTGGAAAAAATAGCCGCCCGCGCGGGGCGCTGGTTTATGGATAAAAGCGCCGGCACAGGAAGCATTGCCTTATTGTTCTGGCAGGCACTTGTCAGCTTCCCTGCCGTCAGCATTAGGGAAACCATCAAACAAATGACAAAACTGGGGGTCGATTCCCTGCCCATAGTCGTTGTAACAACGGCGGCGGCGGGCATGGTTTTTGCCGTCCAGACGGCGCAGGAATTTGCGAAGCTGGGCGCGTCCGACTCGGTGGGCGCGATCGTAACCATCGCCATGGGACGGGAACTGGTGCCGATCTTGTCCGGCGTGGTAGTCGCCGGCCGCGTGGGCGCCGCGATCACGGCGGAGATCGGCAGCATGAAGGTAACCGAGCAAATCGACGCTTTAAGGGTCATGGCGGTGAGCCCGGCGGTATATCTTGTCACGCCGCGCATTCTGGCCTGCGTCCTGATGCTGCCGATTTTAGGCATATTCGCCAATATTGTCGGTTCCTGGGGCGGGTATTTCGTTGCCCACGCTTATGCCGGCGTTACTTCTTACAGCTATTTAAATTCCATTAAAGTTTTCTGCGTCCCGTTTGACATTGTCGGCGGGCTGATCAAATGCATGTTTTTCGGTTGCATTGTCGCGACCGTCGGCTGCCACAAAGGGCTCAGCGCCGTCGCCGGGGCCGAAGGCGTGGGAGTCGCGACGACTGGGTCGGTGGTTTTGTCCATAATAATGATTTTCATCACCAACTACTTTCTTTCCGTACTTTTGTACGTATAA